A segment of the bacterium genome:
GTGCCGTGCGGGCTTGCGCTTGCGGTCGATGGCAACGGCCGGCACTGTTACCTCGATCCGCGGATCGGCGGGGCGCTGGCGGTGCTCGAGGCCGGACAAAACATCGCCTGCGCCGGAGCGACCCCGGTTGCCGTCACGGACTGCCTCAACTTCGCCAGCCCGGAGCGGCCGGAAGTGTTCTGGACGTTTCGCGAGACGGTAGAGGGCATCGCCGAGGCCTGCGAGGCCCTTGGGGTTCCGGTCGTGGGCGGGAACGTCAGCTTCTACAACGAGTCGAACGACGCCGTCTTCCCGACACCCGTCATCGCGATGCTCGGCGTCCTCAACGACGTTCGCTGCCACGCGACGGCCGGCTGGAAGTCCCCGGGGGACGTCGTGGTGCTGCTCGGCGGCGGCGTTCCCAAACTCGATGGCAGCGAGTACCTCGCCACCCTCCACGGCGTCGCCGAGGGCCGCCTCATCCGGCCCGACCTCGCGTCCACGGCCGCCCTGATTCGGTGCGTCGCGGAAGCCGTGGCGCAACGACTCGTGTCCTCCGTGCATGACTGCGCCGATGGCGGGATTGCCGTAGCGCTGGCGGAATGCTGCATCATGGGCGCCCGTGGGGCGAGCGTCGCGCTCTCCTCCGCGCAGGGGCATCGATCAGACGTCCTCCTGTTTGGAGAAGGGGTGGGGCGGATTCTGGCATCCCTGCCCTCGTCTAACCTATCCGCGCTCCTCCAGCTGGCGAGGCAGTTCGCGGTTCCGGTGCAGGTCTTGGGATCCGTCGGCGGAGACCGTCTGGTGATCGGCGCGGACGGTCAAGGGATCCACGGGCCGTGGATCGATGCAGCCGTCCACGACCTCGCGTGCGCCTGGCGCCGGGAGGCGGCTGCCCGGTGACGGACTTCGAGACGCATCCTGCCATCGACAAGCTGCGAGAGGAGTGCGGCGTCTTCGGGATCCGCACGGAGGGCGTCGCTGCAGCGCCTCTCGCGCATCTGGGCTTGTACGCGCTGCAGCACCGGGGGCAGGAAAGCGCCGGCATCGCCACGTTCGATGGAGACCGGACGCACCTCGTGAAGGACATGGGACTCGTTGCCAACGTCTTCACCCCCGAGCGGTTGGCCAGGCTGCCCGGATGCGTGGGGATCGGTCACGTCCGCTACTCGACGATGGGCTCCGCTTCGATCGAGAACGCTCAGCCCTTCCTCGAGCAGACTCCGTGGGGGATCCTGGCGCTCGCCCACAACGGCAACCTGATCAACGCCCCCGCGCTGCGGCGTGGACTGGAAGCCGCGGGGCACTGCTTCCGGGCCACCTCCGATACCGAAGTGATCACCAAGCTGATCGCCACCTCGCGCGCGGGGACGTTGGAGGAAGCGGTCGCCCACTGCATGCAGCGGATCCGCGGCGCCTATACCATCGTCGCGATGGTCGGGGACCGGGTGCTGGCCTTTCGGGACGCCAACGGGATCCGCCCGCTCGCGGAGGGAAGGGCGGGGCGTGCGACCGTGTTTGCTTCGGAGAGCTGCGCGTTCGATCAGATCGGCGGGGAATATGTGCGCGAGGTCGGCCCGGGGGAACTGATCATCGCCGATGCCGGAGGGGTGCGCGTCATCCAGGTGCTCCCGGCCGAGAAGCGGGCCGCCTGCGTGTTCGAGCACATCTACTTTGCCAGGCCCGACACCGTGCTCGAGGGGCACAACGTGCACCAGGTCCGGCGCCGCATGGGCCGCCTCCTGGCACAAGAGCACCCCGTCTCCGCCGACGCCGTGATCGCCGTCCCCGACTCGGGGACCTCGGCGGCGATGGGGTACGCGGATGAGAGTGCGATCCCCAGCGAGGTCGGGTTGATCAAGAACCGCTACGTCGGCCGCACCTTCATCCAGCCCGATCCGTCGTCGCGGGACTTTGGCGTCCGCGTGAAACTCAATCCGATCCGGGAGGTCATCGCCGGGCGCCGCATCGTCCTTGTCGACGACTCGATCGTCCGGGGAACGACGAGCCGGCAGATCGTGCGGATGCTCCGGCACACCGGAGCCCGCGAGGTACATGTGCGGATCTCCTCCCCGCCCATTCTCAATGCCTGCTACTATGGGATCGACACGAGCAGCCGCGGCGAACTGGTGGCGTCGCGTCTCTCTGTCGAGGAGATCCGCCGCTCGATCGAGGCCGACAGCCTGGGGTATTTGAGCCTCGATGGGCTGGTGCGGGCGCTCCAACTGCCTTCCCACGACCTGTGCCTCGCCTGTCTCAATGGACGCTATCCGACGGAGACGCCCACGGAAGCCAAGGCCGGCCGGCACGCACTCGAATCGCAGCGGGGCTAACGTCCTGATGGCGCGCCAGCCCTCTCTTCCGCTCACATACCGCGACGCCGGAGTCGATCGCGCCGGCAAAGACGCGCTCCTCGCCGCGATGGGGACCCGCATTCGCTCGACGTACCGGCAGGGGACCCTGGGATCGGGGGAGGGGTTCGGCGGCCTCTTCCGCCTCACCGGGTACCGGGATCCGGTCCTCGTCACGTCGATCGACGGGGTGGGTACCAAAGTCCGGGTCGCCGACATCGCGGGCCGGTGGCGGGTGGTGGGCGCCGATATTGTCTCCCACGGAGCCAATGACGTCCTGTGTCAGGGCGCCACACCGCTCTTCATGCTCGACTACATCGCCGCCGGCCGGCTTGTCGCGAAGGTGGTCACCGAGATCATCGAGGGAATCGTGCAGGCGTGCCGTGATCAGGCGATCGTGCTCATCGGCGGAGAGACGGCGGAGATGCCGGGCGTCTACGCTCGCGAGGCGAGCGACATCGTGGGCTGCACGGTGGGCGCCGTCGAGCGGGATCGGGTGATCACCGGGGCGGCGATCCGTCCCGGCGATGTGATCGTCGGCGTCGCGGGCGACGGCCTTCATACCAACGGGTACTCGCTCGCCCGGGCGGCGCTGCTCCCCCCGGGCAGAGTCGCGGCGCGCCGCGCGCTCGCTGCGCGTCCCAAGGAATTGTCGGAATCGCTCGGCGACGCGCTCCTCCGACCCCACCGGCCGTATGCCCGGCCCGTGCTCGCTCTCCGGGAGCGCGTTCAGCTCCGGGGCATCGCCCACGTCACGGGCGGCGGGATCCCCGGCAACCTCGTTCGCATCCTCCCGGGCGGATCCCGTGCCCGCATTCACCGGGGCCGGTGGCCGGTGTCGCCGTTGTTCACGCTGATCCAGCGCCGGGGCAGAGTGACCGACGCAGAGATGTTCCGGACCTTCAACATGGGACTCGGCCTGCTCGTGGTCGTCCGGGAGAGCGAGGCAGATTCGGCCGTTGTCCATCTCGAGCGCTCCGGCGAGCGGGCGTGGGTGGTCGGCGAGATCCTGGCGGGGTCACGGGGAGTCGAGATCCGTGGCTGAGCCGCTGCGGGTCGGGGTGCTCGTCTCAGGGACGGGATCGAACTTGCAGGCCCTGATCGACGCGTGCCGCGGCGGAGGGCTGCCGGCGGAGATCGTCCTCGTCATCAGTAACGTGCCCACGGCGTTTGCGTTGGAACGGGCCCGCGCCGCCGGGATCCCGACGGTCGTCGTGAGCCACCGGGCGTATCCGTCGGTAGACGCGTTCGAGACGGCGCTGCGAGAGGCGCTGGTGTCGCACCGCGTCGAGCTCGTGTGCCTCGCGGGATTCCTCCGCATCCTCTCGGCCCGGTTCGTCGCCGCGTTCCCAGGCCGGATCATCAACATTCACCCGGCGCTGTTGCCGGCGTTCGGTGGGAAGGAGATGTACGGCGAGCGGGTCCACAAGGCCGTCCTCGGCTCGGGCGCGCGCCACACCGGCTGTACCGTGCACTTCGTCAGCGAGGTCCCCGATGGCGGACCGATCATCGCTCAGGCCACCGTGCCCGTCCAACCGGGCGATACCTCGGCGACGCTCGCCGCCAGGGTGGCAAAGGAGGAGCACCGTCTTTATCCGGCGGTGGTGCGGCTCTTCGCCGAACGGCGGATCCGGCTCGAGGGGGACCGGGTGAAGGTGCTTCCTCCGGTGGAGTCCGGGTCGACCGCGGAGGTACCATGACTATCGGGCGTGCGCTGTTGAGTGTGTGGGACAAGACGGGGATCGTCGAGTTCGCCCACGGGCTGGCCGATCTTGGGATCGAGATTGTGTCGACGGGTGGGACGGCGGCGAGCCTGCGCGGTGCGGGCCTCGCGGTCACAGATCTCAGCGAGATCACCGGATTTCCCGAACTCCTCGGCGGGCGCGTGAAAACGCTCCACCCCCACGTGCATGGTGCGCTACTGGCTGTGCGCAGCAACCCGGAACACCTCGCCGAGTTGGCGCGTCACGGGATCCGGCCGATCGATCTGGTGGCGGTGACGCTGTATCCGTTCGAGTCGACGATCGCGGGCGGGGCGGATCTCGCCGCCGCGCTCGAACAGATCGATATCGGCGGCGTGACGCTCCTCCGTGCGGCCGCGAAAAATTTCGAAGACGTCGTCGTGGTCAGCCGGATTTCGCAATACCAAGAAGTGCTCGATGAGCTCCGCCGGACGGGAGCGGTGGGGCGTGAGACGCGGGCGCGTCTGGCCGGCGAAGCGTTCGCCAGAACCGGCGAATACGATGCGGCGATCGCCCGGTATCTCGAGACTCGTGCCGATGGGTTCCCCCAGCATCTCATCCTGGCGTTCGAAAAAATCCAGGACCTGCGGTACGGCGAGAATCCCCATCAGCGCGGCGCGTTCTATTGCGAGCCCGGGACCACCGGGCCGTCCGTTGCGACCGCCCGGCAGATCTCCGGGCGGCCACTTTCCTACAATAATATCCACGATCTGGACACGGCGCTCGAGCTCGTTCGGGAGTTCTCCGATCCCGCGGCCGTGATCGTCAAGCACGCCATCCCGTGCGGCGTCGGCACAGGCGAAACCCTCCGGGACGCGTACCTCCACGCGCGAGAGGGGGATCCCATGTCCGCGTTCGGCGGTATCGTGGCGCTCAACCGGCCTGTGGACCCTGCGACCGCCGAGGCGGTAGCCGAGACGTTCCTCGAGGCGGTGATCGCGCCCGGATTCGCCGAAGACGCGCTCGCGGTGCTTGGACGAAAAAAGCATCTGCGGCTGATGGAAGTAGGGCCCGCGGCTCCGCCGGCGAACTCCCGGGACTGGGATTTGCGCCGCGTGCGCGGCGGCCTGCTGGTCCAGGACAAAGACGGGATCGACCTGGTTGAGGAAGGTCTCCGGGTCGTGACCTCGCGGGCGCCCACCGAACGCGAATGGGGGGATCTCAGGTTCGCCTGGACGGTGTGCCGCTACGTGCGCTCGAACGCCATCGTTCTGGCGAGGGACCGGCAGGTGGTGGGGGTCGGCGCCGGACAAATGAACCGGGTGGAACCCGTCCGCTTGGCGGCGCGACAGGCGGGAGAGCGCGCGCGGGGCGCGGCTATGGCATCCGAGGCGTTCTTCCCATTCCCAGATGCGGTCGAAGAGGCCATCAAAGCCGGTGTGACCGCGATCATCCATCCCGGCGGATCGGTGCGGGATGCGGAGGTGACCGCGGCGGCGGAGGCGGCCGGGATTGCCATGGTCACGACGGGGATCAGGCATTTCAGACACTAGCGCTCAGTGTGTTGAGGCCTAGGAGGGACGGGAGATGTCGAGTGTTCGCTCGAGGCCACGCGCGCTCGTCACCGGAGCATCTTCCGGCATCGGGGCGTCGTACGCCGAGCGATTGGCGCACGATGGGTACGACCTTGTGCTTGTGGCGCGGCGGCGCGAGCGCCTGGAGCACCTAGCCGAGCGGCTGCGGCGCGAGGCGGATACGCACGCAGAGGTACTCGCCGCAGACCTCACCGACGCCGGCGCTCTCGCGCAGGTTGAGGCGCGCGTCGCCGGTGATGAGTCGCTTGCGCTGTTGATCAACAATGCCGGGTTCGGGAGTTACGGCCCGTTCGTGAAGGTTGAACCGA
Coding sequences within it:
- the purF gene encoding amidophosphoribosyltransferase is translated as MTDFETHPAIDKLREECGVFGIRTEGVAAAPLAHLGLYALQHRGQESAGIATFDGDRTHLVKDMGLVANVFTPERLARLPGCVGIGHVRYSTMGSASIENAQPFLEQTPWGILALAHNGNLINAPALRRGLEAAGHCFRATSDTEVITKLIATSRAGTLEEAVAHCMQRIRGAYTIVAMVGDRVLAFRDANGIRPLAEGRAGRATVFASESCAFDQIGGEYVREVGPGELIIADAGGVRVIQVLPAEKRAACVFEHIYFARPDTVLEGHNVHQVRRRMGRLLAQEHPVSADAVIAVPDSGTSAAMGYADESAIPSEVGLIKNRYVGRTFIQPDPSSRDFGVRVKLNPIREVIAGRRIVLVDDSIVRGTTSRQIVRMLRHTGAREVHVRISSPPILNACYYGIDTSSRGELVASRLSVEEIRRSIEADSLGYLSLDGLVRALQLPSHDLCLACLNGRYPTETPTEAKAGRHALESQRG
- the purM gene encoding phosphoribosylformylglycinamidine cyclo-ligase, whose protein sequence is MARQPSLPLTYRDAGVDRAGKDALLAAMGTRIRSTYRQGTLGSGEGFGGLFRLTGYRDPVLVTSIDGVGTKVRVADIAGRWRVVGADIVSHGANDVLCQGATPLFMLDYIAAGRLVAKVVTEIIEGIVQACRDQAIVLIGGETAEMPGVYAREASDIVGCTVGAVERDRVITGAAIRPGDVIVGVAGDGLHTNGYSLARAALLPPGRVAARRALAARPKELSESLGDALLRPHRPYARPVLALRERVQLRGIAHVTGGGIPGNLVRILPGGSRARIHRGRWPVSPLFTLIQRRGRVTDAEMFRTFNMGLGLLVVVRESEADSAVVHLERSGERAWVVGEILAGSRGVEIRG
- the purN gene encoding phosphoribosylglycinamide formyltransferase produces the protein MAEPLRVGVLVSGTGSNLQALIDACRGGGLPAEIVLVISNVPTAFALERARAAGIPTVVVSHRAYPSVDAFETALREALVSHRVELVCLAGFLRILSARFVAAFPGRIINIHPALLPAFGGKEMYGERVHKAVLGSGARHTGCTVHFVSEVPDGGPIIAQATVPVQPGDTSATLAARVAKEEHRLYPAVVRLFAERRIRLEGDRVKVLPPVESGSTAEVP
- the purH gene encoding bifunctional phosphoribosylaminoimidazolecarboxamide formyltransferase/IMP cyclohydrolase, with the translated sequence MTIGRALLSVWDKTGIVEFAHGLADLGIEIVSTGGTAASLRGAGLAVTDLSEITGFPELLGGRVKTLHPHVHGALLAVRSNPEHLAELARHGIRPIDLVAVTLYPFESTIAGGADLAAALEQIDIGGVTLLRAAAKNFEDVVVVSRISQYQEVLDELRRTGAVGRETRARLAGEAFARTGEYDAAIARYLETRADGFPQHLILAFEKIQDLRYGENPHQRGAFYCEPGTTGPSVATARQISGRPLSYNNIHDLDTALELVREFSDPAAVIVKHAIPCGVGTGETLRDAYLHAREGDPMSAFGGIVALNRPVDPATAEAVAETFLEAVIAPGFAEDALAVLGRKKHLRLMEVGPAAPPANSRDWDLRRVRGGLLVQDKDGIDLVEEGLRVVTSRAPTEREWGDLRFAWTVCRYVRSNAIVLARDRQVVGVGAGQMNRVEPVRLAARQAGERARGAAMASEAFFPFPDAVEEAIKAGVTAIIHPGGSVRDAEVTAAAEAAGIAMVTTGIRHFRH